From the genome of Methanoregula boonei 6A8:
TGTAATCGTACATCACGAGCAGGAACGAGACCGCTGCCATCAGTTCCCAGAAAAGCAGGAAAGAGATCGTTGTCGCCGAGGCAACCACGAGCGCCATGGCAAACACAAAGAGCGCAGTGCAGCCGCAGAGAATGTTGCGCCTGCCCGCGCCTTCCATCTCTTCAATATACCCGGTGCAGTATACCGCAACGCACGCACTGACCGCGCCTATCAGGACAAGGAAGAACGCAGCGAGCCGGTCGATAAAAAAGGTAACAGAGATTCCCGGGAAGGGCTGCCATGCAGGGATCGACTCCGGTATGCCGGTCACAAGGACAATGAGTGCAAAAAGGAGAAGGAGCGCTGAGGCTCCCACAACGCAGGCAAGCGAAAGGAGGCGGGAAATCCGACTGTCCCGCGCCGCACCTGCAAAAGCAATGGCTGCTGCGGCAAGGAAAATGAGGATCGCAATTAAAAACAGCAGCCCCTGCATCAGCACATCTCCCCGCTATTCGTGCAGGTCTCCTGCCGGTGGCAGGGGATCGCGCTTCATGGGACTGGCGCCGCCCGCGCCCGGAGTTCCGGCCCGGATGGCTGCGGGAAGAACGGCTTCAGGTACGGGCTCAAATCCCATCTCCCGGTAAAAGTCAAGGTGCTCGGGCTTCGCGTACAGGTACAGGGCCCCGTCCCGGCCGCACTCTTCGATCAGGCGCCGCATGATCCGTTGGGCAAATCCCCGGTGGCGGTACTCTTCGAGAACGTACACCCCGTCCACAAGGGAACCCTCCGGGAACCGGGTGCAGCGTGCAACCCCGACAAGGCTTGCGCCGGTAAAGGCGGCAAAGACCCGGTCGGTTGAGGTGTCTGCTTTCTGCTGCCGGTCGTGGATCCAGAGTTCCTCTTCGGCCCGTTGCATCTCGTGGGGAGGGAGTTCGCGGACCTCTACACCGGAGACTTCCGGTGATAACCCGATCCGGTCGCCCAGCACCGGAAGGTAGCGGCGGATCCGGTGGACGATGTGCGGATTGAGGGAGAGAATCTCCCCGCATTCCGCCCCGGCAAGGGCATAGAGCTCAAGCAGGGTGGCGTCTTCCCCTGCCTCTTTGGTGTGATCTTCCTCTGATTGTGCTGACGTAACTTACAATCTCCCGGGTACTGTGCACCGCTCCCGAAAAGGGCTCGCACGCCCCTTTTGGTGCGGTGGTGAGAATTTTCATACGTTTCCCCCTGATCCTGCTTATAGGTTTTGGGCATTTTTTGGAAAAAATGAAAATATCCCCTGCCGGTCCGGAATTCATACAAGGATTTTCCTTTTTTGAAATCTTTACTGTGCGCCCCTCCTGTTTTTTGTTCCCGTATCTGTGACCCGCGGCAAAGGTATTTTCCCCCTTGTTCCCTGCCGGTAGTATCCTGTAACTCCGGGGTTCTGGTACAGTACCTGGTTTGTACACCCATGAACCCCGCTCATTTTTCCATTATATATCCTCTCCCGCTGACTTTCGATCAGCAAAAACTCACACCAGGAGTGAAATGAACCCATGACCCGGATGGATGAAGTGATCCAGCAGATAGAAACGGTGATCGATGACAGGGAATATCCCGCTACGCTTGGCGAACTTATGGCAATGAAGAGAATTCTTGACGCTGTTGCCCGGCGGTACGCACCGCTGGCAGAACCGGTCCTGCACCCGTCGGCACAGTCGCAGGATGCACACCGGTATTTCCCCGGAGGAGTATACAATGTCTTACGGGACTACGAGCGGCGCCGGAACACACCCTCCCTTGTCCGCCCGGTCCCCGCGGCACCCTGCGGGGGCCTGTAGGCTTCTTTTCGTTTTTTTTGGGAATCATTTTCCGGCAATGCGGATTTATTGCCCACCGGGTGCAATGTCCGGGTATGACAACTGAACAGGATGCAGTAAAGACCGTTGCCGGCCTCATGGCAATTGCAGCACGGACGGCACCCAAGGCATGCGGACTTGACTCGATCAAGATTGAGATCGTGACCGGTAAAGAGCAGCAGGCTCTCGGGAACAAAATGATCGCCGCAGCAAAAGAGACCGGCATGGATTTTCTGCGGATCAACGGCGAGCAGGCGAAAGCAAGCGATGCCACGGTCCTCATCGGGGTCGAGGGCACAAAGACGCTTGGCATCAACTGCGGCGGGTGCGGGTATGCCAGCTGCGCAGAGATGGTAAAGGCACAGAAAGCAAAAAAGAACAAGGGCTCTGCCTATGCCGGCCCAAACTGCGTGCTCAAGATTTCCGATCTTGGCATTGCGGTCGGCTCAGCAGTAAAGACCGCCCAGATCCATAACGTGGACAACCGGATCATGTACACGGCCGGGTTTGTTGCCCTAAAAGCCGGTTCCCTCAAAGGGTGCAGTGTTGCCTACGGCATCCCGCTCCGGGCGTCAGGCAAAAGTATCTACTTTGATGTCCAGTTCGGGCACTAATCTTTTTTTCTCCTTGCAGACGCGTTTTTGTGGCGGCTCACATTATCAGAAAAGAAACGTATCGGATACTGTGTATGAGTCTCTATGGGAAAACCCGGTGCCACCCTGCCTGCCGACACGATTGATTATGCCGGGAAAATCTGTAAAAATGAAAGACGAAAAAGGATGGACTATCCTTGCCCGGATCCCGGATTTTACCGGATATATTCCCGTAATTTCTGTATCATGGCAAGCTGCGTTGTGGCCTCTTTCTTCTTCTCGCTCTCGATGCTGTCCATGATCTCGCCAATGGGCTTTGCAAGGACGTAGATCTTGACCGGCCGCCCCTTGCTCTCTGCCTTGCTCTCGCGGCTTGAGACCCAGCCACGGTTGGAAAGTGATCTCATGGCAATGCTCACTTCGGGCTGGCGGAGATCCGTGCCCCGTTCGATGGCCCGGGACGTTGCCGGGGAAGTGCCGGCAAGGAAGACCAGGACCTTTGCAATATTTTTCCTGGTGCCAATCTCAATGAGCAGGTTTGCGAACTCTTCTTCTTTTTCTGAGAAATACATGACTTTTTCGGTCTTCATGCGTGTCCCATCCATCATTCCCTGGTAATGATTTTA
Proteins encoded in this window:
- a CDS encoding GNAT family N-acetyltransferase, encoding MLGDRIGLSPEVSGVEVRELPPHEMQRAEEELWIHDRQQKADTSTDRVFAAFTGASLVGVARCTRFPEGSLVDGVYVLEEYRHRGFAQRIMRRLIEECGRDGALYLYAKPEHLDFYREMGFEPVPEAVLPAAIRAGTPGAGGASPMKRDPLPPAGDLHE
- a CDS encoding ferredoxin domain-containing protein, which produces MTTEQDAVKTVAGLMAIAARTAPKACGLDSIKIEIVTGKEQQALGNKMIAAAKETGMDFLRINGEQAKASDATVLIGVEGTKTLGINCGGCGYASCAEMVKAQKAKKNKGSAYAGPNCVLKISDLGIAVGSAVKTAQIHNVDNRIMYTAGFVALKAGSLKGCSVAYGIPLRASGKSIYFDVQFGH
- a CDS encoding ArsR family transcriptional regulator; this encodes MKTEKVMYFSEKEEEFANLLIEIGTRKNIAKVLVFLAGTSPATSRAIERGTDLRQPEVSIAMRSLSNRGWVSSRESKAESKGRPVKIYVLAKPIGEIMDSIESEKKKEATTQLAMIQKLREYIR